In the Triticum aestivum cultivar Chinese Spring chromosome 2B, IWGSC CS RefSeq v2.1, whole genome shotgun sequence genome, ATCCCTTCCCTATGCAAACCCTATCGAGGCATTTGGTAGGCCTTATGGCCCAACAAAAATCCCCATTTGCACAAAAGCTATTTGATGTACGGAAACACCAAAAAATAaacacaaaaatacaaaaaaaaattagaACAGGAAGTAGAATACCACCCGCAcaaccccacgctactactaccaAGTTAATTTTGGCGTGTTAGTAGTAGTGCgatcccacgctactactaggcttATCCCTAATAATGTTCCATGATCCAATCTAGATTCATTCCAAGTCCTTCGGCCATATACAACCGTCTATATCATAGGCATCCCATGGCTAACATATCATATTCCTGACATCATCCAACGCCCATGCACTTGCATTGCAAGTCCAATAAATCTTACCTTTCTCTGGTTCATTATTAGCAATAACATTATACGGTTTATTCCTCTAGACTCGACACAAACCAAATAGTGTGACCTAGTACAAGTACAAACTGTGTCACATGACCGAGGAGGCAACTATTGGAATATATTTTCACTTTGCAAAGGTTGCACGCTTTACCCACGCTATGAAGCTCCTGGCCCCGTACTTTCGTACACTTGTCTCATGGTGGACCCGTGCTGCTTCAACAAAACTTGTCTATTGCATGACGCTTTTACGGTCCCATCGACCTACCCTTACAGGTCATGCCCTAGgtgtagggatggcaatgggaccCATTACCCGCGTACCCGGTGGGTAAAAACCTTGTTAGGGCAAGGGTACCTaaataaaaaaaaatcatacgcatcGGGTATAATGGGTATGGGTATGGTTTAGTATATATAACCCATACACGTGTATCCATGTACCTTCATATAATCTGATAAAAAGGCCTTAAATATTATCTATCTAGATATTAAACGTATTTATATGTAGATAAATCCCTCAGCCCGAAAAAACCCTCATCATGCATTCATGTTAGGCCGCTGCACCACAGTTGCTAGACCACGTATGAAGCCACGAGGCCACGTCCATAATCCCATACGTGATATATGTATCCCTATATGGCTATCTATGCGTGATTGACTGTTCAGAAGACACAATTGCCTCGCAGGCTCTGTCGTGGTTTTGCcacgacagatgtccttgtgaaaggacttagtcatgaggccattGCTGCTAGGTGATTGCTTGAATGgagttggtcggaatcgagagacacaagttttacctaggttcgtccctccgcggtgaaggtaaaagcctacaccctgcttgattgatatcgatgatgatgatgatgatgatctcgattacaagggtgATGTTCCGCTAcctctatcttgagagctattgacttctctctctccccctctcccttttTTGGGTGTcttacccctccttatataagttgaaggcaCCGGCTTACATAGTAGGACTACAACTAGTCTACTTTTATTACAAGTCAGATCCTAGTCTAGGTCTTTTCCTCCGAGTGAAGACAATCCCTCTTGTGCCTTCCAAGTAAGGGAAACATTCTTTGACTTTCCTCACGAGTCAGCCCATTGAACACCCTGATCACGAGCCGGCCTTCTCACGAGCCACCATTTGTGTGTTGGGCCTTGTTCCCTGCTCAGTCTAAGCGCTGGGTTATCACGAGGTGCCAAGTCCCGGCTGGGTTGTatctccggtcgggtcataccgtggggtatatccccaaaTTAGCCTCTACTTTAGCTTGAATTTATTCATGCTCAGCTTCTGAAAACAAAAATAATTAATAGGTTTAAGAGAAAACGGCTCGCCCAAAAGGCCGCCTTTATTCAATGAACCAGCTTCTAGAAAATCCGGCTTTCTTCTTCATATCAACGAGTCGGCTTCACAATCAACTTCCTGGTGCATGTCCTTTGCTGGAAAATATTGGGAATAATAACCCATCCGTTATTGAGCTGGTTTTCAAATGCTTCAACATGTCGATGTCATCTTCCTGAGACATGCAGTGCTCGCCGGGTCTTTTGACATAGTAAATGTCGAATTACAGATGAAATAATTGCCGGCTTGTGGATATAGAACTTGCCGAGTTACGAGTGTCGAGGTTTCCGAGTCATGGAGGTTGATAGCGCCGGATCATGGAATTGGACTCTTGGAAATTTCGGGTCTCTTTGTCATATCAACAAGCCCACTTCATAATAAACTTGCCCACGCTGGTTCCTTGCGCATAAATATTGGGAAATAAAACACCCATCGGTCGTTGAGTCGACTTTCCAGTACTTTGATGAAAATTTTGAGAACAAGAAAACCATATGGTGTTGAGCCGGCTTTTCCGGCCTTTCTATGAGTAGCTTGAGATAAACTTTGCAAATTTCTCCACCAAGAATATGAGATCCAATTCACTCAAAACTGAAAACTTGAATGTGTTcttcccttatatccatattacctgtagcccccaaatcTTAAGAGTAGAACACGGTGATAGTTTACGACTTtaaatataaatgttgcaacttttAAGAAATTCGGGTTGTTCATCTGAATCGTCGGTCATAAACTAAATGTGTCGTATTTCacacgtgtagcccccaagggccggctcatcagTACGTGAAGGATCGGGTCTTCGATTTGGACCTTATGATCTATTTAAACAACTGAATGTTgcagcccccaagtgtcgggttgtctttcttgcagcaacctgggactttgaACTTAGCTTTTGATGTTTGTAGATATATACATGCAAATAGTTTAACCCCCAAGGGTCGGGTTAGCTGTCCTCATCAACCTGGAACTTGAACTATCTGGAGAGTCAATGATTGTttcccccaagggtcgggtcactATTAATAGTGAGCCGGGTCTTCAATGAAAGTATTTTAAAATTACAATGCATTAGCCCCAAGTGTCGTGGTGCATGCTTGCAATGACATGGGACTTTCATACTTAATGTAATATTGATTTCAATAATGTAGCCCCCAGGTGCCGGGTTGTATGCCGGGTCGTGTGCCAGTTGCCATGATATCCTTGCTTGAATCTTTGTTCTCCTTTGTAGCATCACAACAATCTAATTTACAAATTGCCACTGGTAATTTATTACACCATGCTCCTCACTGTAAACCGACATTTTTGGATTAGGAAATAATAGCCATCTCTCTGAGCCAGCTTTAAAAACCACAATCATCTAACACTGGTTGCGATGACCATGATGAAAACCTGGCCATTTTGGCTATCAAAATTTTGTTTGTTCCTGCATAGGTACAATGTAACCCGGTTTAAAAATCGGCTCTTGCAATATAGGAAACCAATATACTTTGAAAAGATAATGAATTGTTATTATAACAAAGCATATGATATAAAATCAATATGAACCAAGTTTGAATAAACATGAAAAAATGTTGGCTTTCGAGGCCAGTTTTTTATGCTTCATGTTGAAGTCGGCTTGATAGTCATTGGTTTATCCTTGCTATCTGGAGAGCCGCTTTCATGTGACAAACCAATGTTTTAACTTTGATAAGTTCAGGGTCAACAAAGGCCGTATAGGCATTAGAGAGATTGACTTAACAAATTTTATAACTACAAATGGTTAACCCGGCCAATAGGCCGGTTCCTGCAACATAAACAAATATAGATATGCAttatgatgcaatgtatgatgatgTGTACGGTAACAGAGTATAAAAATGCCGGCTTTCAAGGCTCAACATAAGACTGGCTTTCGAGGCTCAACATAAGACCGGCTTTCGAGGCTCGAGTCTTGGTTTCACTTCTTATGGAAGCAGGCCTAGTAGCCTATTTTGGTTTATCCTCGCTATCTGAAAGCCGACTCTCACATGACTTAAACCGgtgttttaaccttgacaagttcagagTCAATTTTGATTGACTTATCAAGATTACACTTGGTCACCTTTTTGGAGTAGCAACAAGCTAATAGGCAGGTTGAACCAAGTTTCATAATGGCATATGCCGAATCAAGAGGGATGTTACTAGCTAAACTCGATGAGTTGGAAGCCTCCAAGTGACCCTATGGTCATGAAAAAGCTCAACATAGGATATACAGGAGGCAATGCTACTACTGCAAAACGTCTGGGGTCCAGATAAGTGGGCTTTATTCCATTGATCAAAATGCCTATATAGGCTTGTTAAGGCTTTTGAGGTTGTCGAACCATAGGTATTTTTTTAGGTTGTTGAACCATAAAATCACGTGAAGATGAACGGGGTGCTACCTCCGAGGTTAACTCAAAAGTGCCAGCTTATTTAATTGGGAAATAAAAATCATGAAAAAACATGAAAATGACTTGGCTGTTTTTATGCCTGGGCGTTGATGACGCAATGTGAACCCACGGAAGGTTGAGGTCGACCGCAGAGGGTTATAGATGATCCCGTATGAGTCACCCGACGGATGTTTCGAAAGGGTGGCTTGTTGAAGATGACTAAAACGCATGGGTGGCGACTTGTGTGTCTATCCATTGAACCATCTGGCGCAGGTGCAGGCTAGCGCAGGCTCCAGTGACGTTGCGCAAGACATGGTTACAAAGAGAAACATCACTCCCTTTTTTTGGTGAATTACTTGGCCTACGTATGATAAAAACACAAGCAAGAGCACTGGTGCTTGGATGAATCagcattccggcaaaacataggccactcggaaacaTTCCCtgcaaacaacaaaaggccacttgggcactcgaaccacttcaatgttgcataTAACAGGACCACTTAAGAACATGTACATGAGCAACTACAAACAGTAGATATACATGAgaaaacactattgaggaatttgcatataacctgaccacttcaaatttgcatctcctagtgtttgacaATTCAAAAAAATCTACACGAATCCATTGCTCTCttaaactcaattcaaaaaccaaatatagatggatGAACCCTAGAAACCTAGAACCTTTATATATTTCTGTCCTAAATTGCTGTCATAATAAAATTATGTCCTAATAtaaattatgaaccctagaactcaattTTTGTCCTAAATTTCAGattatgaaccctagaactcaattcAAATTATGTCCTAAATTTTTGTCATAATAAAAAATCAGTACAAATTAAGAACCTACTCGACTTGCAGcactaatagaaatttatattttatataatttttttctctaaactaaacactactgccctaattaacatctaattCAAAAACTAAGTTAGAAGAAAAGTCAGTTTACTTTAGTGCTCTATAACATCTAATTTTAGTTAATtgctaatttcattcatttaggccatttatttaacttcacctaattaacctagtaaaaccctactgccctaactaaagaacggctaattaacatctactagtaccactactgccataacctaattaacatctagcagTACCACTATATATACTACTAGCAGCACTGCTGCAACATTTTCTTCATTTTGTTCTTAAAAAAAACATTCATGAAAACAAAAACCATAATTAAACCCTACTTCCCTAACTAAGTTTTTGCTCTAAACCCCACTGCCCTAGtcaaaccctactgccctaactaaatctttgctctaaactaaatttttgctctaacctagccaacctagttacctaactagttaacctaatgaaACATAGCTACTTCACTTAGTTACTGAACCTACCTAGTTAACCCACTTAACCTAGCTAATTCCTAGGGTTCATAACTAAATTCACCTATGTAAATTAAcctagagaggaggggtgggggctcaCAGAGAGGGTGCCCGGGGGAACGGTTGCGGGGAGGTGCTCGGGGGAGACGgtggcgcggagggcgtcgagggtTAGTCCGGTGGCGTCTACGGTGGCTTCGTtgatggcgagggaggcagtggtgtcgagggaggcaggggcggcgaggaGCGGACGAGGGTGTCTCAGGGGGCGTCGAAGGCGTGCGGCTCCGGTGACGGCGGCGGAGGCAGGGACGACGAGGGAGCAGGGGCGGCGAGGGGAGCAGGAGCGGCGAGGGAGAGGTAGGGGAGACGCGAGAAGAATGGGGAATTGAGGGAACGAGGTACACCCGTGTAGGGGCAagtcaaacttagtagtagcgctttttcccGACAAGCGCTATAGCTACTTAGCTATAGCGTTTTCTCACGGAACGCGTTACTgctatagataagttagctatagcgctgctaactttttttctttttttaattttccttttctcttttttttttagtTGCAGCACTGTCGCCTTAAAACACGCTGCTACTAttttgttagcagtagcgcggtccttaaaagggcgctactactataccaagCCTGGCGGCAATGGTGTAAcagttatagtagtagcgctttttatgaaggacgcgctactgctatttatgTAGCAGTAGTGTGCTTTTTCAGGCCGCGCTATTGTTAGATAGCATTAGCGCCGTGTTTTAACCAGCGGTACTGATAAGTTTCTGTGTATAAGCCTTTTCTTAGTAATGATAAACTATTAACCGGAGCGGCAGGCAAAGGGGATGAATCCACGGGCTCGTAGGTGAAGTTTGATGTTGAGAATAATTGACGCTGGGTTAAAAATAAACAATGTGTTTTAGACCATACTTATTTGGCCTAGGGCAGTGCAATGGTTTCTTTTTTAGTCTATTAATGCAACGCATGTGCATATTTGCTAATAGTCTGGTAGAAAGCATACAACTCCGGTGTCGTACGAATTATTCTGGGCATTTGACACCGGAGTTATGAGCAGATCGCTTTTCTAAAAACGCAGCAAGGGAGTCACAAGGCATGGAGCGCCCACATTTGACATGCACACAGTGCACattatcttttcttttctttccgaaACGGAGTGCGCATTATCTTTGAGTTGTTCTGAAGTTGAGTCAAAGACATGGAGTGCTATATCTTGCTTCAGCTACCAGTTACTCAATACTGGCTCCTGTGCACCTGAAACAGCACGAGAAGCAAGATCAACAAGTTCTCATCAGTCAGCGATCAAATGCAGAAACACAAGAAACCAAGAAATGTGTTTGTGTTGTCAAGTTGTGATCCAATCATGGTCGCGCACCTCGAATCCGACCATGGAGCGGCTGTAACCGACGGTGGTAGCGGCGGTGAGGACGGAGCTCGTCGACCCGCACTCGCTCTCGTGGAGCGACGCGCTGGACCGGTCCAGCTTCACCGACCACGGGTAGTGCTGCGCGTACATGGCGGCCGCCGACGATGGCATGGGCACGCCGACGTGCGACGACGACCGCTGCATCTTGACGCTTCTCGGCAGGGGCGCCGGGCCGCTGCGGCGCCGGCTCGGCTGCCGCTCCAGCGGCGACGGCGAGTCGGGCCTCTGCTTCGGCGCGCTCTGGGACCGGGCCTTGGCGCGCGAGGACTGGGTGTTGGCCATGTAGTTCGGGAAGAACTCGGACGCGGACTCGCCCTCGTCGGCGTAACCTGCCGGCACGTACGCGCTGACACGCGCCGTCGCCGGCTCGAAGTCCTCGAAGTGGCCGCTGTAGGCGCGCGGGCTCGTGATCTCGGTGAACGCCGCCGACGGCGCTGGCGAGCACTGGCCGGGGCCGTAGTACTCGGCTCGCCGGCGCTCTGTCGACCATGGTTCGCTCGCCGCGACCGAGCAGCTGCTCCGCCCACGCCGCGGCGGCTCCCCCATGTCCATTTCGACGATCTTGGCATGCTCCTCGCCGGACCTGTCCATCTCCTGCATGCACCAGCCACACACACATTCCCTGATTCAACCATGTCGGCCTGCACGATCTCACTCACGGTACCACTAGCGATCGCGTGCGGGCTTACGTAGGAGCGGCGGCGCCTGGGGTGCTGCGGCGaccggcggtcaacagggccggcggcggcggcgttgtctTCCTCCTCGAGCATGCGCATGCGCTGCGCGCGCACGCGGGTCTGCGCCATGAGGAGCGCCTGCATGCGGCGGAGCGTGGCTCTGGCCTGCTTCCTCACCAGGTGGCCCCTGATCAGCGCCTGCAGCTTCACCAGACCTCTCTGCGCGCACAGAGCCTTCCTTGCCTGCACTAGCACGTCACATGCTCAGCTCAAATCAGAAAAGAAATGCTTCTGTTTCTGCAGAATTTGTTCAATTGCAGCGACATTTGATTTAACGTGCATTGCTAAATCAGGAGTACAGTTGTATTAACATTGTGTTTTAACTGAGCTAATCAAATGAAGATGGATGGAGTAACACATTATCAAACTTGTTCGCGTCAACAAGGCAAGCTCACCAGGTAGCCTCTGAAGGTGGCCTGGATCCTTGCGGCCGCGGCCTCCTGGACAGGGGTGGCATACAGGTTGAGGTCGTCCTCCGCCTCTGGGGCCGTCAGGTGTATCACCGCGGCATCGGCGGCCGCCATGGTCACCGCCACGGCGTGCTTGCTCTGCTCAAGCTCGCGCTCGGACACCGACACCGACAGACCGCCTGCTTCCTGGGCCAacgg is a window encoding:
- the LOC123042136 gene encoding protein IQ-DOMAIN 19 — translated: MGKAGRWLRSILAGKRDGGRRGGKRGQSQCDSAPLAELPAAASPREKRRWSFRRPAAAVKPAAAPSPLAQEAGGLSVSVSERELEQSKHAVAVTMAAADAAVIHLTAPEAEDDLNLYATPVQEAAAARIQATFRGYLARKALCAQRGLVKLQALIRGHLVRKQARATLRRMQALLMAQTRVRAQRMRMLEEEDNAAAAGPVDRRSPQHPRRRRSYEMDRSGEEHAKIVEMDMGEPPRRGRSSCSVAASEPWSTERRRAEYYGPGQCSPAPSAAFTEITSPRAYSGHFEDFEPATARVSAYVPAGYADEGESASEFFPNYMANTQSSRAKARSQSAPKQRPDSPSPLERQPSRRRSGPAPLPRSVKMQRSSSHVGVPMPSSAAAMYAQHYPWSVKLDRSSASLHESECGSTSSVLTAATTVGYSRSMVGFEVHRSQY